The sequence below is a genomic window from Limimonas halophila.
CGCCGGCAAGGCCATCGCCTTCATGACCGCGCAGACGCTGGGAATGGAGACCTTCGAGGACATCGGCGACAACTGGAAGCAGGCCAACCACGCGGGCATCCTGCCGTCGATCGCGCTGCCGACCACGGCCGGCACGGGCTCCGAGGTCGGGCGCGCCTCGGTCATCCACGTCGCCGCCGTGGACCGCAAGGTGGTCGTCTTCCACCCCGAGATCCTGCCCAAGCAGGTGATCGCCGATCCCGAGCTGACCACCGGCCTGCCGCCGTGGGTGACGGCCGCCACGGGCATGGACGCGCTGGCGCACTGCCTGGAGGCCTACTGTGCGCCCAGCTATCACCCCATGGCCAAGGGCATCGCCGTCGAGGGCACGCGTTTGGTCAAGAAGTCGCTGGTGCGCGCCTACACCGACGGCACCGACCTGGAAGCGCGCTCGGACATGCTGGCGGCGGCGATGATGGGCTGCGTCGCCTTCCAGAAGGGGCTCGGCGGCATCCACGCCATGAGCCACCCCGTCGGCTCGATCTACGACACCCACCACGGCCTGACGAACGCCGTGGTGATGCCCTACGTGCTCGCTTTCAACCGCTCGGCCGTCGAGGGCGATCTGGGCCGGCTGGCCGGCTACCTGGAGCTGCCCAAGGCGTCGTTCGAGGGCGTCATGGACTGGGTCACCGAGCTGCGCCGCGAGCTGCAGATCCCGCAGACCCTGGCCGAGCTGGGCGTGGGCACGGAGCGCATCGACGACATGGCCGCGATGGGGGAGATCGATCCCACCGCGGGCGGCAACCCCATCCCCCTCACGCGGGACAACCTGCGTCCGCTGTTCGAAAACGCAATATCGGGTAAAATAGACAATTAACCCGGCGACACCGCCGCCAGGGACAACCGCCGGGGTTGTCGGGCCCCGGCAGGCTCGCGGATGGGGAGGCAGGCATGCCGAAGCCGGTGCGATGGTACATCCTGGCCGTGGACGCCCTGTCCTACTGGGTGGGGCGGCTGGCGCTGTACCTGATTTTCGTGATGATGGGGACGCTGCTGTTCGCCGCGTTTTCGCGGGTGACGTTCAACCTGTCGTTCGTCTGGCTCGTGGAAACGATGCAGTTCACGCTCGTCGCCTACTTCCTGCTGGGCGGCGCCTATTCCATGCAGCTCGGCTCGCACGTGCGCATGGATCTCTTTTATGAACGCTGGTCCGAGCGCACCAAGGCCGTCGTCGACGCGGTCACGATCTGCTTCCTGATCTTTTATCTGGTGTTCCTGCTGTACGGCGGCATCGCCAGCACCGAGTACGCCATCAAGTACGGCGAAACCAGCCGCACCGCGTGGTCCCCGCCGATGGCGCCCATCAAGGTGATCATGTGCTTCGGGATCGGGCTGATGCTGCTGCAGGCCACGGCCCGCTTCCTGAAAAACATTGCCGCGGCGCTGGGGGTGCGGGCGACATGAGCCACGAAATGATCGCGCTCACGATGCTCGGGGGCATGCTGGTCCTGTTGTTCACGGGCCAGCGGGTCTTCGGCGCCATCGGCTTCGTCGCCGCCGCCTCGGCGGTGGCGCTCTACGGGACGGGCGGCAACCAGATGCCGTTCAACGCCGCGATGACGGTGCTGGACTGGTACCCGCTCGTGACGCTGCCGATGTTCATCTACATGGGCTACATGCTCTCGGAGTCCGGCATCTCCGGGGATCTCTACAAGATGTTCCACGTCTGGGCCGGTCCGCTCAGCGGCGGCTTGGCGATGGGCACGATCGGGGTGATGCTGGCGATCTCCGCGATGAACGGGCTCTCGGTCGCGGGCATGGCCATCGGCGCCTCGATCGCGCTGCCGGAGATGATGCGCCGGGGCTACAACAAGCTGATGATCACCGGCACCATCCAGGCCGGCAGCTCGCTGGGCATCCTGGTGCCGCCGTCCGTCGTGCTGGTGCTCTACGGCATCATCGCCAAGCAGCCCATCGGCCAGCTGTGGCTCGCCGGCATCATTCCGGGCCTGATCCTGGCGGGTCTGTTCGTTCTCTACATCGGCATCCGCTGCTGGCTGCAGCCGGGGATGGGGCCGCCGCTGCCGCTGGCGGAGCGCCAGGAGTACAGCTTCGCCGACAAGCTGCGCCTGCTGCGCGCGGGTATTATCCCGCTGGTCATCTTCTTCACGATGATGGGGCTCTTCTTCACCGGCGTGACCAGCCTGGTGGAAAGCTCCGCCGTGGGCGCGGCGGCGGCCACGATCGTGGCGGCGGTGAAGGGGCGCCTGACGTGGTCGGTGACCGAGAACACCATCCGCAACACGCTCAGCATCAGCTGCATGTTCCTCTGGGTGATCATGGCGGCGCTGTGCTTCGGCGCGGTGTTCGACGGGATCGGCGCCAAGTACGCGATTCAGTCGCTCTTCCTGGAGGGCTGGGGGCTCGGCCCGTGGGAGACGCTGATCATGATGCAGCTCTCCTTCATCGTGCTCGGCATGTTCCTGGACGACACGGCGATGCTGGTGATCGTGGCGCCGCTCTACGTGCCGCTGGTCATGCGCCTGGGCTTCGATCCCGTGTGGTACGGCGTCCTCTACACGATCACCTGCCAGATCGCGTACATGACCCCGCCGTTCGGCTACAACCTCTTCCTGATGAAGGCGATGGCGCCCGACGATGTGGGGCTGCGGGACATCTACCTGTCCATCATCCCCTTCGTCTTCATCATGGTGATCGGGCTGGCGATCATCATGGCCTTCCCGCAGCTCTCGCTGTGGCTCCCGGAGCTGGTCTACGGCGACTGAGGCCGGCCGGCCCGCGCGACCAAGAAGGCCCCGGTGCGGCGAGGCTGCACCGGGGCCGTGTTTTGCCTGCCGCGTTCAGGCCGAGACTGACGGGCTCAGCGCGCGCGCACGGCGTTCAGGCGGTCCGGAAAATTGGTGAAGATCCCCGTGACGCCCCAGTCGATCAGCCGCTGCATCCGGGCCATGGAATCGATGGTGTAGACGTGCACGCCCAGGCCGGCGCGGCGCGCGGTGTCCACGAAGGCCGCGTCGATCACCTGCCGGTCCTTGTAGTGCATGTTCGTGCCGATGCCGACGGCGTACTCGTCGACCGCGTTGAAATCGCTGACGCTCACGGCATTGGGCGCTGGCGTGACCTTCTTCCATTCCTTGAGCGGGGCGCCGGCCTCGTAGCCCTTGGGGTGGAACCAGATCAGCTGAACGAGCGGGATCTCGGGGTTGAGCTCGTGCGCCTTTTGCAGCGAGTCCTGGACGAACGACTGGATGACGATGCTGTCGGCCTCGACCAGATCGTATTCCTCGACGAGGTTCACCAGCTTCTTGGTGAGGCCGGGATTTTCGCCGGGCGACTTGATCTCGATGTAATACTTCTGGTCCGTGCCGTATTTCTCGAAAAGCTCGCGCAGCGTGGGAACCTGGGCGCCCTCGAACGCCGTCTTGGCGCGGTAGGGGTATTTCTCGTTGAACCAGGTGCCCGCGTCGAGCTTCTTGAGCTCCTTGAGCGTGTAATCGCTCAGCGGCCCCGAGCCGTCCGTCGTGCGGTCGACCTTGGTGTCGTGGAAGGCGACGAGGCGGCCGTCCGCCGTCAACTGGGCGTCCAGTTCCAGGTAATCGGCGTTCAAGTCGACCGCCTTGTCGAAGGCGGGCATGGTTTCCTCGGGCGCGTGCCCGCTGGCGCCGCGGTGGGCGATGTTCAGGACCTCGCCGTGATCGGCGAGGGTGTCGGCGCCGGCGGCGGTCGCGCCGACGCAGCTCAGGGACAGCGCGGCGGTGAACAGGCGCAAGACCTGCCGCATGGTTGCCTCCATGATGTTCGGAACACTCGGGAAAAAGCCGTCAGGCTGGCGGAACGCTGCCCACCGGGAGGCTGGCTCCCGGTGGGCCGGACCGCGTCCTTACTCGGCGATCTTCATGGGCGCGTCCCACGCCTCCAACTCGGTCTCGGTCCAGTCGCCGTAGGTGGCGTTCGGCAGCACGATCCAGTCGGTGCCGAACTTGTCGGCGTTTTCCTCGACGGCGGCGCGCTTCTCCGCCACGGACCCCTCGAAGGCGCCGTCGAGATCGGCCAGCGAGTCACCGATCAGCATGATGATCTCGTGGTTCTCGCGGATGGCGGCGCGCCGCTTGGTCTTGGGGTTGCCCTCGCTCCACAGCTTGACGGTTTCCGCGGAAGCCTGCGGCAGCCCCAGCTCCTGGAGCGTGTCGACGGTGTGGGGCTTGTTCGAGCCGAAGCGGTTGGAGACGTAGAAGATGTTCACGCCCTGCGCGTCGGCATAGGTCAGGAAGTCCTTGGCGCCCGGGATCAGCTCGGGCGTGCCCTCGCGCTCCCAGTGGCCCCAGGTGTCCCAGGTGGTGTAGGTGTGGCAGTTGCGCATGTCGCGCACCAGCAGCGGCGTGTTGTCGACCAGGGTCTCGTCCGCGTCGGTGACGATGGCGAGGTTCTCGGTGCTGCCGTGGCGGGCCAGCTTGTCGTCCAGCTGCATGCGCGCGACCTTGAAGGCCTGACGCTGGAGCGCGTCGATCACGGCGGATTGCTGCTGGAACTTCAGGCCTTTCTCGAAGGTGTACTGCTTGCACAGCTTTTCGTCGTCCTCGGCGTGGGCCGTGCCGAGCGGGACGGCGGCGCCGGCCAGCAGCGCCAGCGTGCCCGCGAGAACCGTGGCTTTCTTCAAAAGCGGCGTACGCATGCGCGTCATGTCGTGCCTCCTGTTCCGGTGCTTTGCGTTATCAAGCCTGTTCGGCGACAGATCGCCGGGTACGGATTTTCGCAGGATAACCGAGATTGATTGAACGTTCAAAAAAACATCGTGGATGAGCCGGCGGCACCCGCGCCGCTTACGCATGCATCGCCGTTCAAGCATGGGCGCTCGGCGCAGGCCACCTGTTTGGTCGTACGGACGCGCATGGAGCGGAACGCATGGCCTCATGTTGGCTTTGCGCGTCCCTGACATTGTTGAAGCGGCTGGCTTTCAAG
It includes:
- a CDS encoding iron-containing alcohol dehydrogenase; protein product: MSQPTATWTFPTTIRFGAGRRRELAEACRAVGMHRPLVVTDAGLADHGIIREILTLVRADGLEAGLFADVKGNPTSENVDRGVEALRAGGHDGVIVVGGGSAMDAGKAIAFMTAQTLGMETFEDIGDNWKQANHAGILPSIALPTTAGTGSEVGRASVIHVAAVDRKVVVFHPEILPKQVIADPELTTGLPPWVTAATGMDALAHCLEAYCAPSYHPMAKGIAVEGTRLVKKSLVRAYTDGTDLEARSDMLAAAMMGCVAFQKGLGGIHAMSHPVGSIYDTHHGLTNAVVMPYVLAFNRSAVEGDLGRLAGYLELPKASFEGVMDWVTELRRELQIPQTLAELGVGTERIDDMAAMGEIDPTAGGNPIPLTRDNLRPLFENAISGKIDN
- a CDS encoding TRAP transporter small permease subunit, giving the protein MPKPVRWYILAVDALSYWVGRLALYLIFVMMGTLLFAAFSRVTFNLSFVWLVETMQFTLVAYFLLGGAYSMQLGSHVRMDLFYERWSERTKAVVDAVTICFLIFYLVFLLYGGIASTEYAIKYGETSRTAWSPPMAPIKVIMCFGIGLMLLQATARFLKNIAAALGVRAT
- a CDS encoding TRAP transporter large permease; amino-acid sequence: MSHEMIALTMLGGMLVLLFTGQRVFGAIGFVAAASAVALYGTGGNQMPFNAAMTVLDWYPLVTLPMFIYMGYMLSESGISGDLYKMFHVWAGPLSGGLAMGTIGVMLAISAMNGLSVAGMAIGASIALPEMMRRGYNKLMITGTIQAGSSLGILVPPSVVLVLYGIIAKQPIGQLWLAGIIPGLILAGLFVLYIGIRCWLQPGMGPPLPLAERQEYSFADKLRLLRAGIIPLVIFFTMMGLFFTGVTSLVESSAVGAAAATIVAAVKGRLTWSVTENTIRNTLSISCMFLWVIMAALCFGAVFDGIGAKYAIQSLFLEGWGLGPWETLIMMQLSFIVLGMFLDDTAMLVIVAPLYVPLVMRLGFDPVWYGVLYTITCQIAYMTPPFGYNLFLMKAMAPDDVGLRDIYLSIIPFVFIMVIGLAIIMAFPQLSLWLPELVYGD
- a CDS encoding glycerophosphodiester phosphodiesterase, whose translation is MRQVLRLFTAALSLSCVGATAAGADTLADHGEVLNIAHRGASGHAPEETMPAFDKAVDLNADYLELDAQLTADGRLVAFHDTKVDRTTDGSGPLSDYTLKELKKLDAGTWFNEKYPYRAKTAFEGAQVPTLRELFEKYGTDQKYYIEIKSPGENPGLTKKLVNLVEEYDLVEADSIVIQSFVQDSLQKAHELNPEIPLVQLIWFHPKGYEAGAPLKEWKKVTPAPNAVSVSDFNAVDEYAVGIGTNMHYKDRQVIDAAFVDTARRAGLGVHVYTIDSMARMQRLIDWGVTGIFTNFPDRLNAVRAR
- a CDS encoding 5'-nucleotidase, lipoprotein e(P4) family codes for the protein MTRMRTPLLKKATVLAGTLALLAGAAVPLGTAHAEDDEKLCKQYTFEKGLKFQQQSAVIDALQRQAFKVARMQLDDKLARHGSTENLAIVTDADETLVDNTPLLVRDMRNCHTYTTWDTWGHWEREGTPELIPGAKDFLTYADAQGVNIFYVSNRFGSNKPHTVDTLQELGLPQASAETVKLWSEGNPKTKRRAAIRENHEIIMLIGDSLADLDGAFEGSVAEKRAAVEENADKFGTDWIVLPNATYGDWTETELEAWDAPMKIAE